A single genomic interval of Mobula hypostoma chromosome 7, sMobHyp1.1, whole genome shotgun sequence harbors:
- the p2ry8 gene encoding P2Y purinoceptor 8: protein MTANGNKLDNETLEMLSNPAIKNTLPIFYLIVAAISLPGNGFSLFLLCRTQPKTSSIIFMINLTITDLILGAFLPFQSMYHWKGNNWTFGSSLCSMVTVLFYANMYCSILTMTCISLERYSGVVLPMQCKRWRITKHAILICLAMWALVLITLLPLEMNDLTYKVHELNITTCFDVLKRDMLPSKAAWAAFLFTLFGILFLIPFCVTVYCYIRIIAKLIKTSTSYGHIQKRRAVCLALIVLLVFITCFTPNNFILLAHIIERIFYEKGIYSAYKITLTLSCLNSCLDPFIYYFASMEFRKKLRAFLHLRVTSSQGSFTEYRRESILSMRSGQNHTALELQASLTTTNGSV, encoded by the coding sequence ATGACGGCAAATGGAAACAAACTGGACAATGAAACTCTGGAAATGCTCTCAAACCCGGCAATTAAGAACACCCTTCCTATCTTTTACCTTATTGTCGCTGCAATCAGTTTGCCAGGGAATGGGTTTTCTTTATTTCTGCTTTGTCGAACTCAACCAAAGACATCGTCCATCATATTCATGATCAACCTCACCATCACCGATCTGATACTTGGTGCCTTTTTGCCCTTCCAGAGCATGTACCATTGGAAAGGGAACAACTGGACCTTTGGATCGAGCCTGTGTAGTATGGTCACTGTGTTATTCTATGCCAACATGTACTGCTCCATCTTAACCATGACTTGCATTAGTTTGGAGCGTTATTCGGGCGTGGTGCTACCAATGCAATGTAAGAGATGGCGGATAACAAAGCACGCCATTCTGATTTGCTTAGCGATGTGGGCACTTGTTCTTATCACCTTGCTGCCGCTGGAGATGAATGATTTGACTTATAAGGTTCATGAGCTGAATATTACCACATGTTTTGACGTTCTGAAGAGAGACATGCTTCCTTCCAAAGCAGCCTGGGCTGCTTTCCTTTTCACCCTATTTGGAATTTTGTTCCTGATTCCATTTTGCGTCACCGTGTACTGCTACATCCGAATCATTGCCAAGTTGATCAAAACCTCTACGTCTTATGGTCACATACAAAAGCGGAGAGCAGTTTGTTTGGCATTAATTGTGCTCTTAGTGTTCATAACGTGTTTCACCCCCAACAACTTCATCCTTCTGGCCCACATAATCGAACGCATCTTTTATGAGAAAGGCATTTATAGTGCCTACAAAATCACTCTCACCCTGAGCTGCCTTAATAGCTGCCTGGACCCCTTTATCTACTACTTTGCATCCATGGAGTTTCGCAAGAAGCTCAGAGCATTTTTGCATTTAAGAGTCACTTCAAGTCAAGGAAGTTTCACTGAATACAGAAGGGAGAGCATTCTCTCAATGAGATCAGGGCAAAACCACACCGCTTTAGAGTTGCAGGCTTCTCTGACTACAACAAATGGATCAGTGTAG